The Periplaneta americana isolate PAMFEO1 chromosome 2, P.americana_PAMFEO1_priV1, whole genome shotgun sequence genome has a window encoding:
- the LOC138691843 gene encoding UDP-glycosyltransferase UGT5-like, with the protein MIRSETFTETKLRAFIDAFSQLPQRVLWKIGNISGLSDNVKTATWLPQLEILKHPNVRVFITHGGLLGTQEAIYAGVPMVGIPVILDQPLNIMNYVSKGVAVHLDYDSITTENVLKALNKVLHDPSYRTNAKRLSQLFRDRPQSALDTAIYWTEYVIRHRGAPHLRSAALDLTWYQYLLLDVILAIIALLIFLGFIVFYSFKIMLKLVTGNV; encoded by the exons ATGATTCGTAGCGAGACCTTCACAGAAACCAAGCTGCGGGCATTCATCGACGCTTTCTCACAGTTACCGCAGCGAGTTCTGTGGAAGATTGGGAACATTTCCGGACTTTCGGATAATGTCAAGACTGCAACCTGGCTACCACAGCTGGAGATACTCA AGCATCCCAACGTACGAGTCTTCATAACCCATGGCGGGCTTCTGGGAACTCAAGAAGCGATTTACGCCGGCGTTCCAATGGTAGGCATACCCGTCATACTTGATCAGCCACTCAATATCATGAACTACGTCTCTAAAGGAGTGGCTGTGCATCTAGATTACGACTCCATTACAACAGAGAACGTCCTCAAGGCTCTGAACAAAGTGCTGCATGATCCCAG TTACCGTACAAATGCCAAGCGTCTATCACAGCTGTTCAGAGATCGTCCGCAATCGGCGCTGGACACTGCCATCTACTGGACAGAATACGTCATCAGACATCGTGGAGCGCCACATCTGCGATCTGCAGCACTAGATCTGACTTGGTACCAATATCTGCTACTGGACGTCATACTTGCGATTATCGCCCTTTTAATTTTCTTgggatttattgtattttacagCTTTAAAATAATGCTCAAACTGGTGACCGGTAATGTGTAA